A window of Euwallacea similis isolate ESF13 chromosome 10, ESF131.1, whole genome shotgun sequence contains these coding sequences:
- the LOC136411589 gene encoding uncharacterized protein, with protein sequence MIPFKAIKYSTVLIILICIQKSLQKEAEIGRRRFDFQDSILRTSLYSNARTPPSKYIQDVRADSRRARIDSRDIRTDFREIMDVSSANIRHMDSRKESRFDGNRRSREFPKRDAPQFARNRDVARMDIVRLRNQLRSFTTRDSRISSAREDDSGIHRISERSFVAPNGRDTREEVRSSRDASALRNGNLARRDGREADTRESRLSVKRDSRSIHRSLFSDRSRDFSDNLLHTRREETRLTERKATRGERKEVIAEAEVRNVRLSVRRVERDLTSTRDGPSGLSRKEIGKSPSSERRDGRRSVKITASRIVRDADSVRDSRLSTRKNERDLTSARSSALTEREEARFIRAAVTKRNVRRDANARNARLSVTRTERDLSSTRDEPSSFTITSERRKFYNTAARREEFRSARASVRRDINARKARLSNIRNEERDLPPTTIREDQRISLPERIRDSSEIYRKDAKRVEEFRTFSRNANKGEINNDLNRAQTMDNGLYIDALVSSKDAGRSNIVRNAIEAAAIIWLIGLINRQNVKGGLGMFRSWLQPCKIN encoded by the exons ATGATACCGTTTAAAGCCATAAAGTACAGTACAGTGCTGATAATCCTGATTTGCATCCAGAAATCCTTGCAGAAGGAAGCGGAAATCGGTAGGAGGAGGTTTGATTTCCAAGACTCTATTCTGAGAACCAGCCTCTACTCCAATGCCAGAACCCCTCCGTCGAAGTATATTCAAGATGTCAGGGCGGATTCACGCAGAGCCAGAATCGACTCCAGGGATATTCGCACTGATTTCAGGGAAATTATGGACGTGTCGTCTGCAAACATTAGACATATGGACAGCCGGAAGGAGAGCCGCTTTGATGGTAATAGAAGATCCAGGGAATTTCCTAAAAGGGACGCTCCGCAATTTGCTAGAAACAGGGACGTTGCTCGTATGGATATTGTTCGACTCAGAAATCAGCTCAGAAGTTTCACCACAAGAGACAGTCGTATTTCTTCTGCAAGAGAGGATGACTCAGGTATACACCGAATAAGCGAGCGATCTTTCGTTGCACCTAACGGAAGAGATACGAGAGAAGAAGTGCGTTCTTCAAGGGATGCTTCAGCTCTCAGAAATGGCAATTTGGCTAGAAGAGACGGTCGTGAAGCTGACACAAGGGAGTCTCGACTTTCCGTTAAGAGGGATTCGCGGTCAATTCACAGATCTCTCTTCTCTGACCGAAGTAGGGACTTTTCTGACAATCTACTCCACACCAGAAGGGAAGAAACACGACTTACAGAAAGGAAAGCTACTAGAGGGGAAAGGAAAGAGGTTATTGCTGAAGCTGAAGTAAGGAATGTTCGCCTTTCTGTGAGAAGGGTTGAAAGGGATTTGACATCAACCAGAGATGGACCATCAGGGTTAAGCCGAAAGGAAATCGGCAAATCTCCCTCATCTGAAAGAAGGGACGGAAGACGCTCTGTAAAAATAACAGCTAGTAGGATCGTCCGTGATGCTGATTCAGTAAGGGACTCTCGACTTTCTACCAGAAAAAACGAAAGAGATTTGACGTCAGCCAGGTCATCAGCGTTAACCGAAAGGGAAGAAGCACGCTTTATAAGGGCGGCAGTGACTAAGAGGAACGTCCGTCGTGATGCTAACGCAAGGAATGCTCGTCTCTCTGTTACAAGAACTGAGAGAGATTTATCATCAACTAGAGACGAGCCATCTAGTTTTACAATCACATCTGAAAGACGGAAATTTTATAATACCGCCGCTAGAAGGGAAGAATTTCGCTCCGCAAGAGCATCTGTTAGAAGGGACATTAATGCAAGGAAAGCTCGACTCTCTAATATAAGAAATGAGGAACGGGACTTGCCACCAACTACCATCAGAGAAGATCAAAGAATTTCTTTGCCAGAGCGAATAAGAGATTCATCTGAAATTTACCGTAAAGACGCCAAAAGGGTTGAAGAATTTAGAACCTTCTCCAGGAATGCCAATAAAGGTGAAATTAATAACGACCTCAATAGAGCCCAAACTATGGATAATG ggCTTTATATAGACGCTCTGGTGTCTTCCAAAGATGCAGGAAGATCCAACATTGTAAGGAACGCTATTGAAGCTGCAGCCATAATATGGCTTATTGGATTAATCAATCGCCAAAATGTCAAGGGTGGATTGGG GATGTTTCGCAGCTGGttgcagccatgcaaaattaACTGA